In Sorghum bicolor cultivar BTx623 chromosome 10, Sorghum_bicolor_NCBIv3, whole genome shotgun sequence, one genomic interval encodes:
- the LOC8058397 gene encoding formamidopyrimidine-DNA glycosylase isoform X2 encodes MAGAIYIKGVPVTNYKRSVVNSEEEWPSKYSKFFAELDDGLEFSFTDKRRFARVRLFEDPETVPPISELGPDALFEPMSVDDFLDSLGRKKIGIKALLLDQSFISGIGNWIADEVLYQSRIHPLQIASNLPRESCEALHRSIQEVVKYAVEVDADMDRFPKEWLFHHRWGKKPGKVNGKKIEFITAGGRTTAYVPQLQKLIGIQSSKMVSANLEQLAENVDTKDSGTEGEDADILKPKKRVATSRAARGQQNKDTVGASSRKARGNAGATKKPDADVEPAEPETVVTESNGEQILDQPNSNAVNKSDQVTRRSSRKVKPRK; translated from the exons ATCCGTTGTCAATTCCGAAGAGGAGTGGCCATCCAAATACTCTAAATTCTTTGCTGAG CTTGATGATGGTTTGGAGTTCTCTTTCACTGATAAACGGCGCTTTGCAAGAGTTCGTTTGTTTGAAGAT CCTGAAACTGTACCCCCAATTTCTGAGCTGGGTCCAGATGCTCTGTTTGAGCCAATGTCTGTTGACGATTTCTTGGACTCCCTGGGTAGAAAGAAGATTGGGATAAAAGCTCTTTTACTTGATCAG AGCTTTATATCAGGCATTGGTAATTGGATTGCAGACGAGGTGCTTTACCAG TCAAGGATCCATCCATTACAGATTGCTTCGAATCTACCTAGGGAGAGTTGTGAAGCACTGCACCGAAGTATCCAAGAG GTTGTGAAATATGCTGTTGAAGTTGATGCTGACATGGACCGCTTTCCAAAGGAATGGTTATTTCATCATCGTTGGGGCAAGAAGCCTGGCAAAGTCAATG GAAAGAAAATTGAATTCATCACAGCTGGTGGCAGG ACTACTGCCTACGTGCCGCAATTGCAAAAACTGATTGGAATCCAGTCCAGCAAAATGGTATCCGCTAACCTGGAACAACTAGCTGAGAACGTTGATACCAAGGATTCAGGGACTGAGGGAGAAGATGCAGATATTTTGAAGCCAAAAAAGCGAGTCGCAACATCCAGGGCTGCCAGGGGACAACAAAACAAAGATACTGTGGGCGCCAGTTCGAGAAAAGCAAGGGGAAATGCTGGTGCCACTAAGAAACCAGATGCCGATGTTGAGCCTGCTGAACCAGAAACAGTTGTCACCGAAAGCAACGGTGAGCAAATTTTGGACCAACCCAACAGTAATGCTGTCAATAAATCAGATCAGGTTACAAGAAGATCATCAAGGAAAGTGAAACCCCGTAAGTAA